In the Solanum pennellii chromosome 5, SPENNV200 genome, one interval contains:
- the LOC107020517 gene encoding potassium transporter 6-like codes for MDLETGVNQNRVKKESWKTILTLAYQSLGVVYGDLSTSPLYVYKSTFAEDITHSESNEEIYGVLSFVFWTLTLVPLLKYVFIVLKADDNGEGGTFALYSLLCRHAKVNSLPSCQLADEDLSSYKKDNIISPAPTTFGATLKSTLERHRVLQRFLLVLALIGACMVIGDGILTPALSVFSAVSGIELAIGKEHHKYVEVPLTCVILIALFALQHYGTHRVGFLFAPVVITWLMCISAIGVYNIITWDRHVYRALSPYYMYKFLKKTQRGGWMSLGGILLCITGSEAMFADLGHFSQLSIQIAFTFMVYPSLILAYMGQAAYLSQHHIIESESYGIGFYVSVPEILRLPVLVIAILAAVVGSQAIITGTFSIIKQCSSLGCFPRVKIVNTSSKIHGQIYIPEINWTLMLLCLAVTIGFRDTKRMGNASGLAVITVMLVTTCLMSLVIVLCWRKSVLLALCFVIFFGTIEALYFSASLIKFLEGAWVPIVMAFAFMIVMCIWHYGSLKKYEFDVQNKVSVEWLLGLGPSLGIVRVRGIGLIHTELVSGIPAIFSHFVTNLPAFHQVLVFLCVKSVPVPHVKHEERFLVGHIGPREYRIYRCIVRYGYRDAHKDDSEFENDLVCSIAEFIRTGKMGLNVNGEDLRKDFEDLTVVGTPSTHLSGVQLREDEDVSAELVGTSERKEILSPRVTKPKKRVRFVIPESPKIDRGAQEELRELMEAREAGIAYILGHSYVRAKQGSSLFKKIAINFGYDFLRRNSRPPIYTLSVPHASTLEVGMVYNV; via the exons ATGGATCTGGAAACAGGGGTTAATCAGAATCGTGTTAAG AAAGAATCATGGAAGACAATCTTGACATTGGCTTATCAGAGTTTAGGAGTTGTTTATGGGGATTTGAGTACATCACCTTTGTATGTGTACAAGAGTACTTTTGCTGAAGACATTACACATTCAGAGAGTAATGAAGAAATTTATGGGGTTTTATCATTTGTGTTTTGGACATTGACTTTAGTTCCTCTTTTGAAGTATGTGTTCATTGTGCTTAAAGCTGATGATAATGGTGAAGGTGGAACCTTTGCTTTGTATTCACTACTTTGTAGACATGCTAAGGTTAATTCATTGCCTAGTTGTCAGTTAGCAGATgaagacttatcaagttataaGAAAGATAATATTATTAGTCCTGCTCCAACTACTTTTGGGGCCACACTTAAATCAACTTTGGAGAGACATAGAGTTTTGCAGAGATTTCTGCTTGTATTGGCTTTAATTGGAGCTTGTATGGTTATTGGAGATGGCATCCTTACACCTGCTCTTTCAG TTTTCTCAGCAGTATCTGGCATTGAACTTGCTATTGGAAAAGAACATCACAAAT ATGTAGAAGTTCCACTTACTTGTGTCATACTGATAGCCTTGTTTGCCCTTCAGCATTATGGCACCCACAGGGTTGGATTTTTGTTTGCACCTGTTGTGATAACATGGCTTATGTGTATCAGTGCTATTGgtgtatataatataataacgTGGGACCGTCATGTGTATCGAGCGCTGTCTCCATATTACATGTATAAATTCCTGAAAAAAACTCAAAGAGGAGGCTGGATGTCCTTGGGAGGGATCCTCCTGTGCATAACAG GTTCAGAAGCAATGTTTGCTGATCTAGGACATTTCTCCCAGTTATCAATACAG ATTGCTTTTACCTTCATGGTTTATCCATCACTGATACTCGCATATATGGGACAAGCTGCTTATCTTTCACAGCATCATATTATTGAAAGTGAAAGCTATGGTATTGGCTTTTATGTTTCAGTACCAG AGATACTACGGTTGCCTGTTCTAGTGATTGCTATACTTGCAGCTGTGGTAGGGAGCCAAGCCATAATCACTGGAACCTTTTCAATTATTAAACAATGCTCCTCTCTGGGTTGCTTTCCTAGAGTCAAAATAGTGAATACGTCGTCAAAAATACATGGACAGATCTATATTCCAGAGATCAATTGGACCTTAATGCTACTATGCTTGGCTGTTACTATTGGCTTTAGAGACACCAAAAGGATGGGCAATGCTTCAG GTTTGGCAGTCATAACTGTCATGCTGGTTACGACTTGTTTGATGTCATTGGTGATTGTTTTGTGCTGGCGCAAGAGTGTCCTCCTTGCACTTTGCTTTGTGATATTCTTTGGGACGATTGAGGCCTTGTATTTCTCAGCTTCTCTGATTAAATTTTTGGAAGGAGCATGGGTGCCTATTGTGATGGCCTTTGCTTTCATGATAGTAATGTGCATTTGGCATTATGGCTCTTTAAAGAAGTATGAATTTGATGTCCAAAACAAGGTCTCTGTTGAGTGGCTACTCGGTCTCGGTCCCAGCCTAGGCATTGTAAGAGTTCGTGGCATTGGCCTCATACACACTGAGCTCGTATCCGGAATCCCAGCAATCTTCTCACACTTTGTTACCAATCTTCCAGCATTCCACCAGGTCCTAGTCTTCCTCTGTGTCAAATCTGTCCCAGTTCCTCATGTTAAACACGAGGAGCGTTTCCTCGTTGGACACATTGGTCCAAGAGAGTACCGCATATACAGATGCATTGTCAGGTATGGTTATCGCGATGCTCATAAAGATGACTCAGAATTTGAGAATGATCTTGTCTGTAGCATAGCTGAGTTCATAAGAACAGGAAAGATGGGGTTGAATGTTAACGGTGAAGATCTCAGAAAGGATTTTGAAGACCTGACTGTTGTTGGAACCCCATCAACTCATCTATCAGGTGTTCAACTCCGTGAGGACGAAGATGTTAGTGCTGAATTAGTTGGAACATCAGAACGAAAAGAAATACTATCTCCACGCGTAACAAAGCCTAAGAAAAGGGTGAGGTTTGTTATACCAGAATCTCCCAAGATTGATAGAGGTGCACAAGAAGAGTTGAGGGAACTGATGGAAGCAAGGGAAGCAGGTATAGCTTACATATTGGGTCATTCCTATGTAAGAGCCAAACAAGGATCTAgcttatttaagaaaatagcTATAAATTTTGGTTATGACTTTCTGAGAAGGAACAGTAGACCACCTATATACACTTTAAGTGTACCCCATGCTTCTACTTTAGAGGTAGGAATGGTTTACAATGTATGA